A section of the Falco biarmicus isolate bFalBia1 chromosome 3, bFalBia1.pri, whole genome shotgun sequence genome encodes:
- the PPIH gene encoding peptidyl-prolyl cis-trans isomerase H: MAVLASNPNNPVVFFDVSIGGQEVGRMKIELFADVVPKTAENFRQFCTGEFRKDGVPIGYKGSTFHRVIKDFMIQGGDFVNGDGTGVASIYRGPFADENFKLKHSAPGLLSMANSGPSTNGCQFFITCSKCDWLDGKHVVFGKIVDGLLVMRKIENVPTGPNNKPKLPVVISQCGEM; encoded by the exons ATGGCGGTGCTGGCTTCCAATCCCAACAACCCCGTCGTCTTCTTCGATGTCAGCATCGGCGGGCAG GAGGTCGGGCGTATGAAGATCGAGCTCTTTGCTGATGTTGTCCCCAAAACAGCGGAGAACTTCAG gcagTTTTGTACAGGTGAATTCAG GAAAGATGGTGTCCCTATAGGTTATAAAGGAAGCACTTTCCACAG gGTAATAAAGGATTTCATGATCCAGGGAGGTGACTTTGTAAAC GGAGACGGCACTGGAGTAGCCAGTATATATAGGGGTCCTTTTGCAGATGAAAACTTCAAGCTGAAACActctgctccagggctgctttCTATG GCAAACAGTGGTCCAAGCACCAACGGCTGTCAGTTCTTCATTACATGCTCCAAATGCGACTGGTTGGATGGAAAACACGTTGTGTTCG GTAAAATTGTTGATGGGCTGTTGGTCATGAGAAAAATCGAA AACGTGCCTACGGGTCCCAATAACAAACCCAAGCTGCCGGTTGTGATCTCTCAGTGTGGGGAAATGTAA